In the Synechococcus sp. UW179A genome, one interval contains:
- a CDS encoding alpha-ketoacid dehydrogenase subunit beta, protein MAGTLLFNALREAIDEEMARDPHVCVMGEDVGHYGGSYKVTKDLYEKYGELRVLDTPIAENSFTGMAVGAAMTGLRPIVEGMNMGFLLLAFNQISNNMGMLRYTSGGNFTIPTVVRGPGGVGRQLGAEHSQRLEAYFHAVPGIKIVACSTPTNAKGLMKAAIRDNNPVLFFEHVLLYNLTEELPDGEYTCALDQADLVKEGSDITILTYSRMRHHCLKAVDQLEEDGINAELIDLISLKPFDMETVARSIRKTHKVIVVEECMKTGGIGAELIALITEHCFDDLDARPIRLSSQDIPTPYNGNLENLTIIQPHQIVEAAQTIVRQGL, encoded by the coding sequence GTGGCAGGGACGCTTCTCTTCAACGCACTTCGCGAAGCCATCGATGAGGAAATGGCCCGTGATCCCCATGTCTGTGTGATGGGAGAGGACGTTGGCCATTACGGCGGCTCCTACAAAGTCACCAAGGATCTCTACGAGAAATACGGTGAACTGAGGGTCCTCGACACTCCGATTGCCGAGAACAGTTTCACCGGCATGGCAGTAGGTGCCGCGATGACTGGCCTGAGGCCGATCGTGGAAGGCATGAACATGGGATTTCTGCTGCTGGCCTTCAATCAGATCTCTAACAACATGGGGATGCTGCGCTACACCAGCGGTGGCAATTTCACCATCCCAACGGTGGTGCGGGGGCCAGGCGGAGTCGGCCGACAGCTGGGAGCCGAACACAGTCAGAGGCTCGAGGCTTATTTCCATGCCGTGCCCGGCATCAAGATCGTGGCCTGCAGCACGCCGACCAACGCGAAGGGCCTCATGAAGGCTGCCATCCGCGACAACAATCCGGTTCTCTTTTTCGAGCACGTGCTGCTCTACAACCTCACGGAAGAACTGCCGGATGGCGAGTACACCTGTGCCCTCGATCAGGCGGATCTGGTCAAGGAGGGCAGTGACATCACAATCCTGACCTACTCAAGGATGCGTCATCACTGTCTCAAGGCTGTGGACCAGCTCGAGGAGGATGGCATCAACGCCGAACTGATCGATTTGATCAGTCTCAAGCCATTTGATATGGAGACCGTTGCTCGCTCGATCCGCAAGACCCACAAGGTGATCGTGGTGGAGGAGTGCATGAAGACCGGTGGCATCGGTGCAGAGCTCATCGCTCTGATCACCGAGCATTGCTTCGATGATCTCGATGCCCGGCCGATCAGGCTGTCCAGCCAGGACATCCCCACTCCCTACAACGGCAACCTTGAGAATCTGACCATCATTCAGCCGCATCAAATTGTCGAAGCGGCGCAGACCATTGTTCGTCAGGGGCTCTGA
- a CDS encoding DUF3082 domain-containing protein, with protein sequence MSDSNKASAKPRKGPLSFFSGSVTSLVLAWLSFGLSKKVVIYLSTHSSNFSSTTAQNIASAMKTLFIGMCFLATFSFAFIGIGLFLVFLRSLFMKDKLDAA encoded by the coding sequence ATGAGTGACAGCAACAAAGCCTCAGCGAAGCCCCGTAAAGGACCACTCAGTTTCTTTTCCGGATCCGTTACCAGTCTTGTTCTGGCCTGGTTGAGTTTCGGCCTGAGCAAAAAAGTCGTGATTTATCTGTCGACTCACTCTTCGAATTTCAGCAGCACTACAGCCCAGAACATCGCGTCTGCCATGAAGACTCTGTTCATTGGCATGTGTTTTCTGGCCACATTCAGCTTTGCCTTCATCGGGATTGGTTTGTTCTTGGTGTTTCTTCGCAGTCTTTTCATGAAAGACAAGCTGGACGCTGCCTAG
- the ispE gene encoding 4-(cytidine 5'-diphospho)-2-C-methyl-D-erythritol kinase, translated as MTAPVCVSAPAKINLHLEVLGLRNDGFHELAMVMQSIDLADQLDCENTADGTLSLSCDQPELSCGDDNLIMRAARLLRERSGFGELGARMHLRKRIPIGAGLAGGSSDGAAALVGLNTLWGLGLGASQLETFAADLGSDMPFCVAGGTQLCFGRGERLEVLPDVTAPLGVLLVKDPSISVSTPWAYGESKRQRFNHYLDGESAFEQRRQALRTSAWLHPLRAESAPPLRNDLQAVVAPQNSSVRKALALLESLPGQLRVAMSGSGPSCFALFPNFDAAEQARQRTTELFLAEGLQSWSCSLLPHGVKLAA; from the coding sequence ATGACGGCTCCGGTTTGCGTCAGCGCTCCGGCCAAGATCAATCTGCATCTCGAGGTGCTTGGCCTGCGCAACGACGGGTTCCATGAACTCGCCATGGTGATGCAAAGCATTGATCTCGCCGATCAGCTCGATTGCGAGAACACCGCAGACGGGACTCTTTCTCTCAGCTGTGATCAGCCAGAACTCAGTTGCGGAGACGACAACCTGATCATGCGGGCGGCCAGGCTGCTGCGTGAGCGATCCGGATTCGGGGAGTTGGGTGCACGGATGCATCTCCGCAAGCGGATTCCGATCGGCGCCGGTCTTGCAGGAGGCTCCAGCGATGGGGCAGCAGCACTGGTTGGCCTGAACACGCTGTGGGGCCTTGGTTTGGGCGCCTCTCAGCTCGAGACGTTTGCTGCTGATCTCGGATCCGACATGCCCTTCTGTGTGGCCGGCGGCACCCAGCTCTGTTTCGGACGCGGCGAGCGGCTTGAAGTTCTGCCTGATGTGACTGCGCCGCTGGGCGTCTTGCTGGTGAAGGATCCATCCATCAGCGTGTCGACGCCGTGGGCCTATGGCGAATCCAAGCGGCAGCGTTTCAATCACTATCTCGACGGTGAGTCTGCTTTTGAGCAGCGTCGTCAGGCACTTCGCACCTCTGCGTGGTTGCATCCTCTTCGAGCGGAATCTGCTCCGCCCTTGCGCAACGACCTTCAGGCCGTGGTGGCTCCTCAGAACAGCTCGGTGCGGAAGGCGCTGGCGCTCCTGGAATCATTGCCGGGGCAGTTGCGGGTGGCCATGAGTGGTTCAGGACCGAGTTGCTTTGCTCTGTTCCCCAACTTCGATGCGGCTGAACAAGCCCGTCAGCGAACGACCGAGCTGTTTCTGGCAGAAGGTTTGCAGTCCTGGAGTTGCTCACTGCTCCCCCACGGCGTCAAGCTGGCTGCATGA
- the rsmA gene encoding 16S rRNA (adenine(1518)-N(6)/adenine(1519)-N(6))-dimethyltransferase RsmA, which translates to MSFAGHTARKRFGQHWLRDERVLDRILESAALEQGDRVLEVGPGRGALTDRLLKSPAALVHAIELDRDLVSGLTERYGAQSRFSLCEGDVLEVPLTLPDGSPASKVVANIPYNITGPLLDRLIGRLDRPVDPPYERLILLVQKEVAERIRARPGHSSFSALSVRLQLLARCQSVCSVPPRCFQPPPKVQSEVIRLDPLPADQRPDPEICRGVERLLKQAFLARRKMLRNTLAGVKPPDQLQELAQQAGIDLQQRPQEVAPENWVALARGLSQAETSE; encoded by the coding sequence ATGAGCTTCGCAGGACATACGGCCCGCAAACGGTTTGGTCAGCACTGGCTGCGGGATGAACGGGTTCTGGATCGGATTCTCGAGTCAGCAGCACTCGAGCAAGGAGACCGTGTTCTCGAGGTGGGACCAGGGCGTGGTGCCCTGACCGACCGACTGCTGAAGAGCCCTGCCGCGTTGGTGCATGCGATCGAGCTGGATAGAGATCTGGTGTCAGGTCTGACCGAGCGATACGGAGCTCAGTCGCGGTTTTCACTCTGTGAGGGCGATGTTCTTGAGGTTCCTCTGACCCTTCCGGACGGTTCTCCGGCCTCCAAGGTGGTGGCCAATATTCCGTACAACATCACGGGGCCCTTGCTTGATCGGCTGATTGGTCGTCTGGATCGACCTGTTGATCCGCCCTACGAAAGGCTCATCCTGCTCGTCCAGAAAGAGGTGGCAGAGCGCATTCGAGCCCGTCCCGGACACAGCAGTTTCAGTGCTTTGAGTGTGCGTTTGCAGCTTCTGGCCCGTTGTCAAAGTGTTTGTTCTGTGCCGCCGCGTTGCTTTCAGCCTCCTCCGAAGGTGCAGTCCGAGGTGATCAGGCTGGACCCCTTGCCGGCGGATCAGCGCCCAGATCCCGAGATCTGCCGTGGGGTGGAACGATTGCTTAAACAGGCCTTTCTTGCTCGACGCAAGATGTTGCGAAACACGCTTGCCGGTGTCAAACCTCCTGATCAGCTCCAGGAGCTGGCACAGCAGGCTGGGATTGATCTGCAGCAGAGGCCTCAGGAGGTGGCACCGGAAAACTGGGTGGCCCTGGCCAGGGGATTGAGTCAGGCGGAAACATCCGAGTGA
- a CDS encoding uridine kinase — MNRSALLICIAGPSAAGKTYFSEELKTSLAHSGIAAVVIGSDDYYREHWTPDSIYGFDTIDAIDREALITDVQSMKDRRLQHRRRYDMSTRDVSWESFNEIWDVVLLEGAFGPQLLMDQLHPDLLIYLSASLPIRVIRRLRRDVSERQRTPLSVLRQSVMQMLPGERRFIHPLRRSADLVIRDLPTGLPLAVKRIEGLIKTSVAPGP; from the coding sequence ATGAACAGATCTGCGCTGCTGATCTGCATCGCCGGCCCCTCCGCAGCAGGCAAGACTTACTTCAGTGAGGAGCTGAAAACGTCGCTCGCTCATAGCGGGATTGCTGCTGTGGTGATCGGCTCCGATGATTACTACCGCGAGCACTGGACTCCGGATTCGATCTACGGATTCGACACGATCGATGCAATCGATCGCGAAGCGCTGATCACAGACGTGCAGTCCATGAAAGATCGTCGACTTCAGCATCGACGCCGTTACGACATGAGCACCAGGGACGTCAGCTGGGAATCTTTCAACGAAATCTGGGATGTTGTGCTGCTGGAGGGGGCATTCGGCCCCCAACTATTGATGGATCAGCTCCATCCTGATCTTTTGATTTATCTGAGCGCATCCCTGCCGATCAGAGTGATTCGCCGACTGCGCCGTGACGTGTCCGAACGTCAGCGAACCCCCCTGTCGGTCTTGCGTCAGTCAGTGATGCAGATGCTGCCGGGAGAGCGGAGGTTCATCCATCCACTGAGACGTTCGGCTGATCTGGTGATTCGCGATCTTCCAACGGGTCTTCCACTAGCTGTGAAACGAATTGAAGGTCTGATCAAGACATCCGTAGCTCCGGGACCCTGA
- a CDS encoding YraN family protein, producing the protein MLRECRELILWTIDAKSDPGRWAERRALNLLKGRGWRCLAERWSCRYGELDLMMIKSGRSGLRLLLVEVKARRRCGLDGWGVKAFDPVKRRRLARTLACWQSCHPWCDQGHLELVLALVPLPPSSRPVRWIRVPELRMS; encoded by the coding sequence ATGCTCCGTGAATGCAGGGAGCTGATCTTGTGGACCATTGATGCCAAGAGCGATCCCGGTCGCTGGGCCGAGCGGCGTGCCCTGAATCTGTTGAAAGGCCGGGGGTGGCGTTGCCTGGCTGAGCGCTGGAGCTGTCGTTACGGGGAGCTTGATCTGATGATGATCAAATCGGGTCGCTCAGGTCTCCGTCTGCTGCTGGTGGAGGTCAAGGCCAGGCGTCGATGTGGTCTTGATGGCTGGGGTGTGAAAGCTTTCGATCCTGTAAAACGCAGACGCTTGGCCCGAACGCTTGCCTGCTGGCAGTCATGTCACCCCTGGTGTGATCAGGGGCATCTCGAGCTGGTGCTTGCGCTTGTGCCGTTGCCACCCAGCTCCAGGCCTGTGCGCTGGATCAGGGTCCCGGAGCTACGGATGTCTTGA
- a CDS encoding pentapeptide repeat-containing protein, giving the protein MQRHLLASLLALLLLVGLPPQPVQAAMDYAKQVLIGADFSNREMQGVTFNLTNLREADLSGSDLQGASLYGAKLQDANLTGANLRDATLDSAVLDGTNLTDAVLEDAFAFNTRFINVTITGADFTNVPFRGDALKTLCAAADGTNPVTGRETRDTLGCS; this is encoded by the coding sequence ATGCAACGACATCTGCTGGCCTCCCTGCTTGCTCTCCTTCTTTTAGTGGGCTTGCCTCCTCAGCCGGTGCAGGCTGCAATGGATTACGCCAAACAGGTGTTGATCGGCGCTGATTTCTCCAACCGGGAGATGCAGGGGGTGACCTTCAACCTCACCAACCTGCGTGAAGCTGATCTGTCTGGCAGCGACCTGCAGGGCGCCAGCCTCTATGGAGCCAAGCTTCAAGACGCCAACCTCACAGGAGCCAACCTGCGCGACGCAACGCTGGATTCAGCGGTGCTGGATGGCACCAACCTCACGGATGCCGTTCTCGAAGATGCTTTTGCCTTCAATACCCGGTTCATCAACGTGACGATCACCGGTGCCGATTTCACCAACGTGCCTTTTCGCGGGGACGCACTGAAAACACTCTGTGCCGCCGCCGACGGCACCAATCCAGTAACGGGCCGCGAGACACGCGACACCCTTGGCTGCTCATGA
- a CDS encoding 23S rRNA (pseudouridine(1915)-N(3))-methyltransferase RlmH gives MNNSRCRIIAVGKVRKRWVQEGVDLYLKRLPGLGITELRDSNPKKEAEAIRQALRTDEYPVLLMEQGLTLTSVDFADRLRDLGSERLAFVIGGADGFTDAFKSTARWQLSLSPLTFPHELARLLLLEQLYRAQAILQGSPYHRA, from the coding sequence ATGAACAATTCCCGTTGCCGCATCATTGCGGTCGGAAAAGTACGCAAGCGGTGGGTTCAGGAAGGTGTGGACCTTTATCTCAAACGCCTTCCTGGCCTGGGCATTACCGAACTGCGTGACAGCAACCCTAAAAAGGAGGCCGAGGCGATCCGTCAGGCCCTGCGTACCGATGAATATCCGGTGCTGCTGATGGAACAGGGCCTCACCCTGACCTCGGTGGACTTTGCTGATCGTTTACGGGACTTGGGTTCTGAGCGTCTGGCCTTCGTGATCGGAGGCGCTGACGGCTTCACCGATGCATTCAAAAGCACAGCTCGCTGGCAGCTGAGTCTTTCACCTCTGACCTTTCCCCATGAGCTGGCTCGATTGCTCTTGCTCGAGCAGCTCTACAGAGCGCAGGCGATCCTGCAAGGGAGTCCCTATCACCGGGCCTGA
- a CDS encoding YbfB/YjiJ family MFS transporter: protein MSPSSEGSPVPFQPQEPHRLRVLAGACGLGIGLGLIRSDFGVIGREMVVQEWISQADLGELAALNMVGYLLGCVHQAQLKGKAQLLRSLRLALAVGVLCLWLGAVQSGQLGEGGLRVLAGWGAGHLMSGLPGLAIAGVPARHQRQAVATVLGGGALVALLGASAVAWLAPSSAAGAWLVLACFATVLSLPTLWLIDRGHRRLRANEQSGEEQQVAIADSGVKSICWFPLIALTCAFALTGAAQVPMALYEPIVASNRIGLDASMSSASFSTMGLGGLMASLLLLVLPRTWPTALLLPAVAMLGGLGAWIYALARTPQLLLLSAFLIGWWSIMTSSLTLDRLPDLVPAELQRRCWATLTTLNGLGFVIFSMGTSSMALTGLQSVLWLGVILMACVLMAQLLQISRRSVSNSQS from the coding sequence ATGTCTCCGTCCTCTGAAGGCTCACCAGTGCCATTTCAGCCACAAGAACCTCATCGGCTCAGGGTGCTGGCAGGAGCATGCGGACTGGGCATCGGCCTGGGATTGATCCGATCCGACTTCGGTGTGATCGGTCGAGAAATGGTCGTGCAGGAATGGATATCCCAGGCCGATCTTGGTGAACTCGCTGCACTCAACATGGTGGGTTACCTGTTGGGCTGTGTGCATCAGGCGCAACTGAAGGGTAAGGCCCAGTTGCTGCGTAGCTTGCGGCTGGCATTGGCGGTCGGAGTGCTTTGCCTCTGGTTGGGGGCTGTGCAGAGTGGCCAACTCGGTGAAGGTGGTCTGAGGGTGTTGGCCGGCTGGGGTGCTGGACATCTGATGAGCGGTCTGCCAGGCCTGGCTATCGCGGGAGTTCCCGCTCGTCATCAACGCCAGGCTGTCGCCACGGTGTTGGGAGGTGGTGCACTGGTGGCTCTGCTGGGAGCTAGTGCGGTGGCCTGGCTGGCTCCGAGTTCGGCGGCAGGCGCTTGGTTAGTGCTGGCTTGCTTCGCCACTGTGCTGTCCCTCCCAACCCTATGGCTGATCGACCGGGGGCATCGCCGTTTGCGCGCTAATGAACAGAGTGGAGAAGAACAGCAGGTGGCAATTGCTGACAGCGGTGTGAAATCAATTTGTTGGTTTCCGTTGATTGCTCTCACCTGCGCGTTTGCTCTCACGGGAGCGGCCCAGGTGCCCATGGCGCTGTATGAGCCGATCGTGGCCTCGAACCGCATCGGCCTGGATGCATCGATGAGTAGTGCCTCCTTCTCCACCATGGGACTTGGCGGCTTGATGGCGTCATTGTTGTTGCTGGTTTTGCCTAGGACTTGGCCAACGGCACTGTTGCTTCCGGCGGTGGCCATGCTTGGTGGGTTGGGGGCCTGGATCTATGCGCTGGCGCGCACGCCGCAACTGCTGTTGTTATCTGCTTTTTTGATCGGTTGGTGGTCGATCATGACCTCATCGCTCACGCTCGATCGACTGCCTGACTTGGTGCCGGCCGAGTTGCAGAGGCGTTGCTGGGCAACATTGACGACGCTCAATGGCCTTGGTTTTGTGATCTTCTCGATGGGAACGAGCTCGATGGCATTGACGGGCTTGCAGAGCGTGCTCTGGCTGGGGGTAATACTTATGGCATGCGTGCTGATGGCGCAGTTGTTGCAGATCTCTCGCCGATCCGTGTCGAACAGCCAAAGCTGA
- a CDS encoding SGNH/GDSL hydrolase family protein: protein MTASAQEPRTVLCFGDSNTWGFNPDGGGRLPHDTRWPNQLEQQLNRRASGPAWRTIEDGLNSRTWLLDDPIGAARYGAQYSCSGRSGLMTSLHSHKPIDVVILALGCNDCKNYLNLSAEQIADGARILIHDIRSALNCGPRERPDQPPCIVLMTPPLVMITSQSLNWGFAGADTKSQALGNRYLQLAAELEVLAFDVQPVATASSLDGIHFDSQAQSAIATGLADLIAQT, encoded by the coding sequence ATGACAGCATCAGCTCAGGAGCCAAGGACAGTCCTCTGCTTCGGCGACTCCAACACCTGGGGATTCAACCCCGACGGTGGTGGGCGACTGCCCCACGACACGCGCTGGCCGAATCAGTTGGAGCAGCAGCTGAACCGGCGCGCGTCCGGCCCTGCCTGGCGCACGATTGAGGACGGTCTCAATTCCCGCACCTGGCTGCTCGACGATCCCATCGGTGCCGCCCGGTATGGCGCGCAGTACAGCTGCAGCGGGCGCTCAGGCCTGATGACCTCTCTGCACAGCCACAAACCGATCGACGTGGTGATCCTGGCGCTGGGCTGCAACGACTGCAAGAACTACCTCAACCTGTCCGCCGAGCAGATCGCCGACGGCGCCCGCATCCTGATTCACGACATCCGCAGCGCACTCAACTGTGGCCCACGTGAGCGGCCCGACCAGCCCCCCTGCATTGTTCTGATGACCCCGCCATTGGTGATGATCACTTCGCAGTCGCTGAACTGGGGATTCGCGGGAGCTGACACGAAATCCCAGGCATTAGGCAACCGCTATCTCCAACTCGCCGCTGAACTGGAGGTGCTCGCTTTTGATGTTCAGCCTGTGGCCACTGCCTCATCCCTGGATGGCATCCATTTCGACAGCCAGGCCCAGTCGGCGATCGCTACAGGCCTGGCCGATCTCATCGCCCAAACCTGA
- a CDS encoding LexA family transcriptional regulator: MEIDRSFLQPPQPLRPQRTPRQLPMAEARVAAGFPSPAEDYVDVGIDLNDQLIRHPTSTFFLRVSGDSMTGAGIHDGDLLVVDRSLNPCPGRVVVAVLDGDFTLKRLMRHQGRLRLEAANPSYPPLDLQSCDDVQIWGVAIHVIHPL, from the coding sequence ATGGAGATCGATCGCTCCTTTCTCCAACCACCACAACCCCTACGCCCCCAGAGAACGCCAAGGCAGCTGCCAATGGCGGAAGCGCGAGTGGCAGCAGGCTTTCCCTCTCCGGCAGAGGACTACGTGGACGTGGGGATCGACCTCAACGACCAACTGATCCGTCATCCCACCAGCACCTTCTTCCTGCGTGTCAGCGGCGACTCCATGACCGGCGCCGGCATTCATGACGGCGACCTTCTGGTCGTGGACCGCAGCCTGAACCCCTGCCCCGGACGAGTGGTGGTGGCCGTTCTCGACGGCGACTTCACCCTCAAGCGCCTGATGCGCCATCAGGGCCGGCTGCGCCTGGAAGCGGCCAATCCCAGCTATCCACCTCTCGATCTGCAGTCGTGCGACGACGTGCAGATCTGGGGGGTCGCCATCCATGTGATTCACCCCCTCTGA
- a CDS encoding Y-family DNA polymerase — MAQVTALIDANNFYASCEQSLDPALIGRPVVVLSNNDGCIVARSAEARALGIAMGTPYFKAKQTLERCGVAVRSSNYALYADMSQRLMSLLESQVEELEVYSIDEAFARISRPPTADLLPWGRQLRALVRRNLGLPIAIGLGSSKGQAKLANRLAKVEATHAGLFDLGHCSHRDRWLETIDIEDVWGIGRKLAYWCRLRGVRNARELRDMASGPLRAKAGVVGLRLQRELQGHACLPLDLAPSPKQETCVSRSFSRPITSLVELREAVATYVVRAAEKLRKQHQRAASLSVYTRTSPFVPAFYSRSASTHLDLPSNDTQTLLRAALPLVERIFQPHRQLAKAGVLMEHLQDTEQLQHHLLVPCSAANLQRRDTLMNTIDGLNRRYGRGTVQWAACGLHSGWSMRRERLGRAATTRLSDVPVVKT; from the coding sequence ATGGCTCAGGTCACTGCCCTCATCGACGCCAACAACTTCTATGCCTCCTGCGAGCAAAGCCTCGATCCAGCCCTGATTGGCCGCCCCGTGGTGGTGCTTTCCAACAACGACGGCTGCATCGTGGCCCGCAGCGCGGAGGCCCGTGCGCTTGGCATTGCCATGGGCACGCCGTATTTCAAGGCCAAGCAGACGCTGGAACGGTGCGGAGTGGCGGTGCGCAGTTCCAACTACGCCCTCTACGCCGACATGAGCCAGCGGCTGATGAGCCTGCTGGAAAGTCAGGTGGAGGAACTGGAGGTGTATTCCATCGATGAAGCGTTCGCTCGCATCAGTCGTCCGCCGACGGCGGATCTGCTGCCCTGGGGGCGACAGCTGCGTGCCCTAGTGCGTCGCAATCTGGGGCTGCCGATCGCCATCGGCCTGGGGAGCAGCAAAGGCCAGGCGAAGCTGGCGAACCGTCTGGCCAAGGTGGAGGCAACCCATGCAGGCCTATTCGACCTTGGACACTGCAGCCATCGGGACCGCTGGCTAGAAACGATCGACATCGAAGATGTCTGGGGGATCGGCCGCAAACTGGCCTACTGGTGCCGATTGCGTGGTGTGCGCAACGCCCGGGAACTGCGGGATATGGCCAGCGGACCACTGCGGGCCAAGGCGGGTGTGGTCGGCCTACGACTACAGAGGGAACTCCAGGGACATGCCTGTCTTCCCCTCGACCTGGCCCCATCTCCGAAGCAGGAAACCTGTGTCAGCAGAAGTTTCAGTCGACCGATCACCTCCCTGGTGGAGCTGAGAGAAGCCGTGGCGACCTACGTGGTACGCGCCGCGGAAAAGCTGCGCAAACAGCATCAACGCGCTGCATCCCTGAGTGTTTACACCCGCACCAGCCCATTCGTACCGGCCTTCTACAGCCGCAGCGCCAGCACTCATCTGGACCTCCCCAGCAACGACACCCAGACGCTGCTAAGGGCAGCTTTGCCACTGGTGGAACGGATCTTCCAGCCACACCGTCAGCTCGCCAAGGCCGGCGTACTGATGGAGCATCTGCAGGACACAGAGCAACTGCAGCACCACTTACTGGTGCCGTGCAGTGCAGCGAACCTGCAACGGCGGGACACCCTGATGAACACCATCGATGGCCTCAACCGCCGCTATGGACGAGGCACCGTGCAGTGGGCAGCCTGCGGCCTGCATTCCGGCTGGTCCATGCGACGGGAACGCTTGGGCCGGGCAGCCACTACACGACTGAGTGATGTGCCGGTGGTCAAGACCTGA